Proteins found in one Arthrobacter sp. U41 genomic segment:
- a CDS encoding response regulator: protein MNDIRVLLVDDHPVVRAGLRAMLSDFEGISVAAEAADGGAALAELTRLHTLGEPVDVVLMDLQMGAGMDGVTATGRIKAGEAGQPAPPVLILTTFDSDADILAAVEAGASGYMLKDAPPEQIRQAVVSAAAGQTALAPEVAARLLGRMRNPEPVLSAREIQLLELLATGLGNRAIAKQLYISEATVKTHLVHIYGKLGVDNRTAAISVAAQRRIIRRC from the coding sequence GTGAACGATATCCGGGTACTGCTGGTTGACGACCACCCGGTGGTCCGGGCCGGGCTGAGGGCCATGCTGAGCGACTTCGAGGGCATCTCCGTCGCGGCCGAGGCGGCCGACGGCGGCGCGGCGCTGGCCGAGCTCACCCGGCTCCACACCCTGGGCGAGCCGGTTGACGTCGTGCTGATGGATCTGCAGATGGGCGCCGGCATGGACGGCGTTACGGCGACAGGCCGGATCAAGGCGGGTGAAGCCGGCCAGCCCGCGCCGCCCGTGCTGATCCTCACCACCTTTGACTCCGACGCCGACATCCTCGCCGCGGTGGAGGCCGGAGCCAGCGGCTACATGCTCAAGGACGCCCCGCCGGAGCAGATCCGCCAGGCGGTAGTCTCCGCCGCGGCAGGCCAGACCGCGCTGGCACCCGAAGTGGCCGCCCGGCTGCTGGGCCGGATGCGCAACCCCGAACCGGTCCTCTCCGCCCGTGAGATCCAGCTGCTGGAGCTGCTCGCCACCGGCCTGGGCAACCGGGCCATCGCCAAGCAGCTGTACATCTCGGAGGCAACGGTGAAGACCCACCTCGTGCACATCTACGGAAAGCTCGGCGTGGACAACCGCACGGCCGCAATCTCCGTGGCCGCGCAGCGGAGGATCATCCGGCGGTGCTGA